TCCAACCGTATGACTCTCCCATATAAGCAGACCACTTTGAGCTGAAGCCCCTCAATCCTTAGAAGCAATGATAAATTCCTCAAACATGTTcagaaaccaaagaaataaaatacacccaaaaaaatGTAGAAACTTAGGCATTTGCTGCTGGCCAAGAAGTCTTCAAACTTGCCCTAGATTTTGCAAGAAGGAAAGAGAAGATTTTAGTAAGTACAATAATTTCTTTACAAGTACAGAAAATTGAATTGACATCAACAACGATGACGAGGTTCAAAGATAGTGAAAATTATAGTAAGGGCTCATAATGAAAATCTAGCCGATCAAATTGTTTGCATCTATGTGTAGAAAACATACCACACTGAAATTACATTGCTTCAAACAAGGCTCTTCTATACTTCCTCATGACACACTTCCTCATCAATTTCTATGCAAGAAATATGAGCTATCTTGGACCAATCTTTTCCTGTCTTATCTTGgagtttcagtttcagcaaagaACACTCCTTGATGCAGAGAAAAGACAGGGAGGCCGGAAGACCTTCTTCTGGCAAGGATTGGAGTTTGTTACAGCAGCTGATCTCCAGTATTTTAAGAGCAGTAAGGTGTTGAAGCCCCCTGTAGTTGAGATACTTGAGATTCAAAAGTCCACTGATGCGTAGAGAATTGAGATTTCTGGGCAGTAGCTTTGCCTCTGGAAATGACACCACGTTTTTACATGCACCTTCTATCTCCAACCGACTAAGATAGTCAAGCCTATGCAAGCCCCACTCCATCCCGAGCATCATTTTGTCACAAAAAGTGATACAAAGTAAACTTAGGTTGGAAGGCAAACCCCCTTCAGGAAGTGATAAAAGTTCTGGGCAGTTATTTATAAACATTGACCGGAGAGAACTGAGAGTGTGCAATTGATCAGGCAGTTCCTTGAGATTCTTGCAATTGGAGAACCAAATGGACTTCAGGTTGGGGGTAAGCAATCCTCCTCTTGGAAAAGATAGAAGGTTAGGACAATCCCTGATCTCCAAGACCTCAAGAGATGTGAGATCTTTCTGAATTCTCCCTGGCATTGAAAAGGATTCCAGATTTGCACAATCCCAGATAGAAAGTATTTTAAGCTTTGGAAACAAGTCTAATGGGAGGAATACCAGGGAATCACAGCTACTCCCAATGCACAAATGTTCAAGAAGTGCATAATGATGTGTCTTCTCTGCTAGTGGGAGAAACTTTAATTTCTTGCAGTTCTGGATATAAAGAAATTTCAATGCAGTGGGTGGGCTACCTCCAGAAAAGGACTTGAGAGAACAACAACTAATGATATACAAATGTTGGATAGGAGGATTGCTCACCATCACTTGTTCAGGTATGAACTCTAGAGCGTCACATCCTTCAATTTTGAGGCTATGTAGCCCCATTGGCAATTTTCTCAGTTGTGATATTTCTGAAACTTTCAAGCTTTTAAAGGAGAAGAGGTCTTGCAGGCTATCTTGGTTGGACTGGGTGTTAATTGGAACATCAGCTTCATTTCTAATGTTTGGAGTCTGAGTCGTGGGCAATGAGGATTCTGCGGCTCCTTGAGTCATAGGTAGTGAGGATTCTGTGGCAGCTTGAGTCATGGCCGATGAGTGCTCTACTGTCACAGTACCTTGAGTCATGGGCAACGAGGATTCTGCAGCAGTGGCACCTTGAGTCATTGGCACTGAGGATTCTGTGGCTGCAGTATCTTGAGTTATAGGCAATGAGCATTCTTCAGCTGTGGCACCTTGAGTCATGGGCAATGAGGAATCTGTGGCAATTATAAACAATGACGATTCTATAGCACCTTCAGTCATAGGAATTGAAGATTCTGCAGCACCTTCATATGTAGTGACAGTCATTTGCTTCGAGAATGAGGTAGCTTTATAGCCTGTCATGAACAAAATCTTATCATGATAATCTAAAAGCCTTTTGTGTAATGATGCCTCAGTCATAAGTGCAGTCAGAAGCTCCTGAGATTCAGAAATCTCAACTTTTACTACAGAAGGAAGTTGCTTGGGTAAGTTCCCCTTCAGCTTGGGGCATCTCCGTATACAAAGCTCTCGCAGGCAAGGGAATTCTCCACCTTCAACTTCCAATGCAATCCATTCCTCCCATTCCAGCATCCTATCAAATGTTAGAGTTTCCAAAGACTGAAATGGCTTATCCATCCCATAGAATTCAGGACCGACCTTCTTTACTGCATTCATTGATTTAATAATGAGGACTTTAAGAGATGGTAGCTGCCCAAGTAGTGGCAAGTCTATGCAATTCTTGCAACTACTAAGACATAGGAAAAATAGGTTAGAGAATGAAGAATCCCCCAACCAATGTGGAAATCTTGTACCGGAGTAAAAACTAATGCTGAgtttctttaaatttgtgtgaGGAACTAGCTGTTCAAGCACATCTCCATCATTTTCTAGACCAACAGTATCGTCAGTACCGGTATCGTCAAGCACATCTCCATCATTTTCTAGATCAACAGTATGGTCACCCCATTCCAACACTAGTTCATCAAGGTGTGGCTTCTCTACCAAGTTGGCCTCAGCCGCATCTTTAGCAGAGGCTACATTTTGCAACTTTGAAATACAAAGTGCTCCATGAAGATTCAAAAATTCCCGCAACTCTGTAACTGTTGAGCCGCTTTCTTTGCCCACAACAAAGTTAGACAGTGTTTGTAGACTTTCTAATCTGCTCATATTTTTTGGCATCTCTTTTAAGTTTGTTCCACTAATATGAAGATGACGCAGGTTAATAAGCCTCCCCATGTTTTGTGGCAATTCAGCAAGGGAATCACAATTTGATAATATCAATGTTTGTAAATTGGGGAGAAAACATACTGATTCAGGTAAACTTTTAATTTCTGTGTCAGAGAGATCTATGTACCGCAAGTGTTTCAAATCACTGATTGAAGCTGGTAGCTTGGTCAATTCATAATGAGATACAGAAAGCACTCGCAAGAACGACATTCTGGAAAAGATATTACTCCCTAGTTCATAGCCATGTAAATCCCACGATATATGATCTAGTGTTAAAAAGGTCCTTAAACGCTTGAGTTTACGAATGTACTCAAATATCTCCAACTCTAAGGAATCACTTCGGGAAATTGACAAATACCGGACGGAAATAGTTGGAGTACCAAAGGAATTACCATCCTCCAATCTGAAGCAACATCTCCCAGACACAGCTCTAGCCAAGTCATCCGTAAGACTGTGCATCACAAAATGTGACTTATTGCCGCTTGATTGTTGAAAAAAAGACCTACATAATAATTCTTTAAAGCAGTCATCACCAACCTCTTcgattcttttatttttttctggcTGTGGCAAAAGACCTTCCGCCATCCACAAGAGGACTAActtctctttctcaaattcatAACCCGGAGGAAATATTGAACAATATGCAAAGCATCGCTTTAGATGCACAGGAAGATTATCATAGCTTAGTCCTAACGCAAGGCCAATGCCACTCATTTCATTTGTAAAATGAAAATGCTTTTGGCGATCAAGTACAGCAACCCACTCCTCAACTTGTAGCTTAGAGCGCAAGAAAGTCCCAATCGTTCTTACTGCTAAAGGCAGGCCGCCACACACTTTCACAATTTGTCTGCCAATATCCTCTAGTTCTGGATATGAACTAGAATTTTCGTCTCCAAAAGCATATTTTGTGAATATTGACCAACATTCTTCATCTGATAATCGGTTCATATCATAGGTGTTAAAACGGGGAGATTGTCCAGGTGGTAATAACTCCTTCCCAATGGAAGTGTCAGTACCAGGAGGGCGATAAAAATAAGTGTAAGTGCGCATGATTGACTCAACAGCTTGATCGGATGTAGTTACAATAATACAACTTCCCTTTGCAGCAGCTCGGAATGGAAATTCCAAGTAGAGATCCAAACTCTTACTGGATACATCATCCAAAACAATTAGAAATCTCTGCTTCTCCAGATCAGAACACTCCAAAGTAAAAGACTCAAAAATTGAGCTGCACGCCTTGCCCACGGTACCTTCTGCCGGAACCCAAGCCCAAGCCTTAAGGTCAAAATGTTTACTCACTCTGTCTTCTTCGTAAACGAGCCGAGCGAGAGTGGTTTTGCCTATGCCATCCTTTGCCACTATCACAATCAAAGACAATGGTTCACCACTAGCACCCATGAAGAGATCAATAATTGCTTCTTTGTCAGATTCTCTACCAAACACCACTTCAGCTTCGTCAACAGATGAGGCTGTTCGAAACTGTTTCTTGTCGTACTGTGTTCCACTTCCACCGATCAAGCCCAGTTCATTACTTTGCTTGGCATAAGAATCGATCATCTCATTGACCTGCTCCATGCTAGACTCTATCTCCCATCTGAGGTTCCCAACCCGATTTTTCGTCAACTTCTTTAGCAAAGCTTCAGTGGAAATCTGATCCAATGCATCATCAACAACATACAAAGTATTTGTAACATCGTAAAGCCATTTTTCCACAGTTGGGTTGTTCCTTTGCTTTTCCTGAGCATCATTGAGCACAGCATCAAGAGACAGCAATGCTGTCTTCAACTTCTCCACCAATTCATCTTTGACCGTTAGCCTTTGGAACAAGTCGATGAGTTCTGCAGATGCCAATCTCTCCAACAGCGCTTGAATTGCCCCTTCCACCCACGGTCCAGCCATGTTGCACTCTCTTCCgtgcaaaaaaaacaaaattctgaGATGATGAAAGGAAGATATTATATTAGAGGGAAGAAGAAGTAAGTCCGATTCTTGAATATGATTCAAGCAGACAGCTTAAACCTGGAAGGAAGTTCCCTTTGATCTGAAGTAACTCACAACACAGGTTGCTGTGTTGATGAGGGTTCACTGACCTaacaagggtttttttttttttttttttgagtaaagaCCTAACAAGTTACTTAACTTAACAACAGTGTTAACCTAACCAAAGTTAACGAGTGGGAGAGGGACAGCCACTTTTCTCTTGTCCTCTTCTTTTCTTATCTTAATTTTATCccaacttttttgttttcttttttcttttttcttttttcaattacCGATATAAAAAGTACGAATGAGCCTTTAAACAGTATTTTTGTTGAGCACCTTGCTTGTTGTTTGTTTAATAGTTGCAATAACCTTTTTACCCTTAAAATACAGCAGGTTGAACGcatttgagggtttttttttggtttaaaaggAACTATTATTAAACACTAAGCCAAAATGGCTAAGTTAGAGGCAACAAGCCTACATACACTTTCCCCATTAGTATCAAAATACACGAAGTTTGCTATTACATCAGATGGGGGAATATCCCAAACAACAAAAGTATCTTGCATCGCTCCTCCTAGCTTAGCCATAGCATCCGCAACTCTATTCGCTTCCCTGAATGCGTGCTGCACCCTGAAGTGCTGAAGCTTGTCCAGCAACAACCTACAGTCAGCCAGCAAGGAAGAGTAAAATGCATTAGAGGGAGATTTGGACTGCATCAGCTCAACTACCACCTTGGCATCTAATTCAATCACAAGCTTCTGTACTCCCATCCGGACAGCCAGCAATAAACCATCCCTTAGAGCCCAAAATTCTGCTGTAATGCTAGTTGTGAAGCCAATAGACCGAGCAAATCCTCTCACCCATCTACCCTCACTATCTCTAATCACTCCCCCACCTCCTGCCCTTCCCGAATTCCCAAATGCAGCCCCATCAGTATTTAATTTAAACCATCCTAAGGGAGGTTTATCCCACCTTACATTACAAATCACCATATTCTTTTGGCACCTAGTCTTACCCACACAGTAGTAATATTCCAAGGCCTGATTTTTACTAACATTATGTAAGTTTTCATTAACAATGCTATTATTGAACACCACAGAATTTCTATGTTTCCACAAGTTCCAAATAGCAAAAGAAAACACATAAGACCACGGCACAGAAGAGAAATGCAATATCTTACTTTGGCAATTAACTTTTAGCCATTCAAGCCAATCCAAACCAGCAAAGGAACTAACCATATCATGGGGGACTCTAAgtttaaaccaaaaatttttagCCACCACACACTCTTTCAATAAATGACTAATAGTTTCCGGAAAATTTTTACATAAAGGGCAACAACTCTCCCTTGTTATTCCCCTCATAGCCAAAACCGATCTAACAGGAAGACTTTCATGCATACATAGCCAAAGAAAATGAATAATCCTTGGCACCATATCTATCTTCCATATCCACTTCCCTTGGAAATTAGTCTCCTCTTGTTGAGAACCATTCAGCCAAGCATAGGCTGAATTAGTAGAAAAATCTCCATCCTTAGTATGCTTCCACATGATCACATCTTCTCCTCTTCCAACCAATTGCCTTGGAATGGCTATAATCCTTTCTTTAATGAAAACCGGCAACTCAAAGGATATAGCATCCCACTTCCACCCCTGCCCCGAATCCAGAAAAAGTTCAGACAACTTCATCTCCATCTCTCTTGAAGTCAACGGCCCTTCTATCATTTCTCTCAAGGAGCATCCCCTTATCCAACTATCCTCCCAAATCTTAACACTTTCTCCATTCCCCACCCCCCAGCAAATACCCTCCGCAAAGGTCTAAAATCCAGCTTTAATTGCTCTCCAATTAGGAGAACAAGGCAATTTATCCGGATCTCTAGCTCTCCTCCTATCCGTTGAACAATACTTCTTCAAAATAACCTTTGCCCATAGACTATCTTTTTCCTGATTCAGCCTCCAATTTAGCTTAGCTAATAAAGCCAAGTTCTTGAATTTCGCGGCTTGGATTCCAAGTCCTCCCTCTTCCTTTGGCTAATTATCTTACTCCACCCTACCAAATGAAGTCTCCTCCTTTCACTCGTTGAACCCCATAAAAAATCCCTATTGATTTTATCCAACTTGTCACAAAGGTGAGCAGGAAGGGTAGCGGCCTGCATAACATAATTCGGAATAGTAGACAAAGCTGAATTCACTAACACTGATCTGCCTGCAAAGGAAAGGAATCTAGTCTTCCAACCAGCCAGCTTGCTCATAACTCTCTCCACTATAAAGTTCATTCTATTCCTTGGAACCCCTTTATGTTTGATTGGGAAACCGAGATAATTCCCAAGATTCACCGTGGCTTGAATACCCAACCTTGAGCAGACTCCGCTCTTAATTTCAGCTTGCACATTAGGGGAAAAATAGATTCTTGACTTCTCCATACTAACTTTTTGACCCGACTCCTCACAAAATTCATCCAATACTTCCGATATAGCTTCACAACCATCCTCATCAACTTTAGCAAAAAGAAGTAAATCATCCGCAAAAAAGAGGTGGGAGATACCAATATTTTCTCTCGAGGCTTTCAAAGGCTTCCACACTCCCTCCATACATATCTTCTCAATTAAGTGGCCTAAGTACTCCATACACAAAATGAAGAGATACGGCGACAAAGGATCTCCTTGTCGAAGCCCTCTTGAAGGATTAAAGGCTTCCAACTTTCCTCCATTAAACAAAATAGATACCTTTGTGGAAGTGACACAACTCATTATCACCTTAATCAAATTATGAGGGAAGTAGAAAGCAAGTAGAGCTTTATGTATAAAACACCACTCCATTTTATCATATGCTTTCTCCAAATCGACTTTAATGGCCATATACCCCTCCTTGCCTTTTTTATTATCCAAAGCATAGAATAACTCTTGAGCGACTAAAATGTTATCTACTCCTTTCCTTCCCTGCACAAAAGTTGTTTGGATAGGGGAAACGAGCTTACTAAGAAAAGGTTTTATTCTCCCCACTAGAATCTTAGAAACTATTTTATAAACTGAGTTGCAAAGGCTAATCGGTCTATAATTATTCAGGGACTCAGGACATTTACATTTCGGAATTAATGTCACAAGAGTCTCATTAAGTTGGTCCGGAACTATACCATCCCTGAAAATCTTTCTCACCTCCTCACAAACTGAATTCCCCACCTCATGCCAAAAATGCTGATAAAAGCCAGCATGTATCCCATCCGGTCATGGCGCTTTAAACGGCTTCAAAGCCCACAACCCACTCCTCACATCTTCGTCCACCACTTCCCTTCCCATCCAACTCCTATCTGCTTCAGAAAGAAAACTACCGGAGAACTCAGAAACAGCAAAGCTTCTATAGGACAACTCAAAACCCGTGGCATAAAGCTTCATAAACCCCTTTAAAATATGCTCCTTCACCGCCTCTTCCTCAACTATCCACTCTCCCACACCATCCTTCAAACACctaattttattcctatgccTCCTCACTACCGTATTCATATGAAAGTAAGATGTGTTCCAGTCTCCAAATGCAACAGCATTAATCCTAGACTTTAGGGCCCAAAACTCCTCTTCTTGAAGCAAAATCGAGGAATATTCTTCAATAAGTTGGTCTTCCAGCCTCAACAGAAATTCAATAGGATTATTAGCCAAAGCCTTTTGTGTACCATTCAACCTGGCTAGCACCCTTTTTTTCTTCGcaaaaatattaccaaaaacctcaaaattccATTTCTTCGCCTTCCTAATAAAATCAGTAGTGGCCACTTCTAGATTAGCACCTTCCGGCCAGGCTTCTCTAACTATCCTAAAGAAATCTGGATGATGTAACCACATAGTCTGGAAGCGGAAAGGCCGCTTCAAACCATTAGTATTAGGTTTCCATAATTCTATCAAGACAGGATGATGATCCGAGAATGTTCTAGGGAGATGAGTAACTACCGCCTCAGGGTACAAAATTCTCCATATTGGATTGGCAAAACATCTATCCAATCTTTCTAAAATCAAGTCTGAAATTTGCCTTTTATTAGTCCAGGTAAATTTAGGTCCAGCAAACCCAAGGTCTACAAAATTACACGAATCCAGACAATCTTTAAATTCGAGTGCCCTGTTTAAATTAATTTGGTTCCCCCCAAATTTATCCTCCCCACctagaatttcattaaaatccccaatcATTAACCAAGGAAGATTATGCAATTGCCCAACCTTATCTAAATTAGACCACAGGATTCTCCTCTCAGCTAAACGAGGACTAGCATATATCGCTGTGCTTTGAGGGTTTGTGTTGTCTTTTTCATGACCTTGTTAACAGTGCTTTGTCCAGCATCTTCCTGctctctgtttgtttgtttaacaaTTGCAATAACCTTTTTACCCTTAATATTCAAGTAGGCTGAATGCATTTGAGcgtttgttttgtcttttgccCTTATTTTATTTGATCTTATCTCTATGTTAGCATTTTTGATCAGCCAACCACTCTGTTGATGGACATGAACACAGGACACGTGTTTAAATGAGAAGAAGAACGCTGGAGAGGACATAGAGCAGCTATGAGTAAATCATAAAACAAACACGAGAAAGAAACAATTTATAATTTGAATAGTTAGAGTTATCTCTGttgataaaaacaaacacaGGATCCAAGGGATTGAGATAAGGTTAGAGACAGGGGCGACTCCAGGAAATTTTTTCAGCGTGTTCCTCaataagcataaattacacaatctaataaaaagaaaattttatatattgacaacaacaacaatcaaaaaatacacaaatacaTAGAATTTATAATTGccttatatattaataaaattattaattattgttgtttagttgtttcattaatttgtttgacttttataaattataatttgttacattattgtttcattaattataaaattattaattattatttagcctaacataatttaatttatttttcttttataatgtattggttaattatactgctttaattattgttgtttagcgtaacaataaactatattactttaatttgtttgttattaattatattgctttaattAGTTATATTGTTTAGTTCCTTgtgcacattacactaaaagagcTAAACATTATACATCCCATGTGCAGCATAATAAAAACAGTGTAATGTGCAACACATTAcactaatttaattattatttactacCCGGCCCCATGTGCCCACTGCCCATCAGCCCATCTATCCCTACCCCACTCAACAGACAAGCACAAACCATCCCCCAATCACAACCtgccaatcagaaaatttcacaatcacaatACACATTACTAATCAAtatctcaccaacaccaacaccaacaccaacacacacTGAGTCACTGACCAACAGGCAAAAGCAACGAATAAGATAAAGCTAAGATAAAGCCAAAAAACAgacaaaaagcaaaataaagtTAAAGAGTAAAGATtggttcccaaaaaaaaaaaaaaaaaaaaaagagagtaaagatTCGGCAGCCCAGCCAATCAGAGTCTTACagttcaaaagagagagagagagttactgaGTTAGAGActagaataaagagagagagagacatcagacattttcatttcatatttttcatttcagtgtgtgagagagagagagagagactaagagagagtcagagagaaaaagagagagaaataccttgaggcCGAGCACCGGAGCAGCTGAGACGGTGAGACCGATCTGCGAT
This genomic stretch from Quercus robur chromosome 4, dhQueRobu3.1, whole genome shotgun sequence harbors:
- the LOC126723778 gene encoding putative disease resistance protein At3g14460 isoform X2, with translation MAGPWVEGAIQALLERLASAELIDLFQRLTVKDELVEKLKTALLSLDAVLNDAQEKQRNNPTVEKWLYDVTNTLYVVDDALDQISTEALLKKLTKNRVGNLRWEIESSMEQVNEMIDSYAKQSNELGLIGGSGTQYDKKQFRTASSVDEAEVVFGRESDKEAIIDLFMGASGEPLSLIVIVAKDGIGKTTLARLVYEEDRVSKHFDLKAWAWVPAEGTVGKACSSIFESFTLECSDLEKQRFLIVLDDVSSKSLDLYLEFPFRAAAKGSCIIVTTSDQAVESIMRTYTYFYRPPGTDTSIGKELLPPGQSPRFNTYDMNRLSDEECWSIFTKYAFGDENSSSYPELEDIGRQIVKVCGGLPLAVRTIGTFLRSKLQVEEWVAVLDRQKHFHFTNEMSGIGLALGLSYDNLPVHLKRCFAYCSIFPPGYEFEKEKLVLLWMAEGLLPQPEKNKRIEEVGDDCFKELLCRSFFQQSSGNKSHFVMHSLTDDLARAVSGRCCFRLEDGNSFGTPTISVRYLSISRSDSLELEIFEYIRKLKRLRTFLTLDHISWDLHGYELGSNIFSRMSFLRVLSVSHYELTKLPASISDLKHLRYIDLSDTEIKSLPESVCFLPNLQTLILSNCDSLAELPQNMGRLINLRHLHISGTNLKEMPKNMSRLESLQTLSNFVVGKESGSTVTELREFLNLHGALCISKLQNVASAKDAAEANLVEKPHLDELVLEWGDHTVDLENDGDVLDDTGTDDTVGLENDGDVLEQLVPHTNLKKLSISFYSGTRFPHWLGDSSFSNLFFLCLSSCKNCIDLPLLGQLPSLKVLIIKSMNAVKKVGPEFYGMDKPFQSLETLTFDRMLEWEEWIALEVEGGEFPCLRELCIRRCPKLKGNLPKQLPSVVKVEISESQELLTALMTEASLHKRLLDYHDKILFMTGYKATSFSKQMTVTTYEGAAESSIPMTEGAIESSLFIIATDSSLPMTQGATAAESSLPMTQGTVTVEHSSAMTQAATESSLPMTQGAAESSLPTTQTPNIRNEADVPINTQSNQDSLQDLFSFKSLKVSEISQLRKLPMGLHSLKIEGCDALEFIPEQVMVSNPPIQHLYIISCCSLKSFSGGSPPTALKFLYIQNCKKLKFLPLAEKTHHYALLEHLCIGSSCDSLVFLPLDLFPKLKILSIWDCANLESFSMPGRIQKDLTSLEVLEIRDCPNLLSFPRGGLLTPNLKSIWFSNCKNLKELPDQLHTLSSLRSMFINNCPELLSLPEGGLPSNLSLLCITFCDKMMLGMEWGLHRLDYLSRLEIEGACKNVVSFPEAKLLPRNLNSLRISGLLNLKYLNYRGLQHLTALKILEISCCNKLQSLPEEGLPASLSFLCIKECSLLKLKLQDKTGKDWSKIAHISCIEIDEEVCHEEV
- the LOC126723778 gene encoding putative disease resistance protein At3g14460 isoform X1, whose amino-acid sequence is MAGPWVEGAIQALLERLASAELIDLFQRLTVKDELVEKLKTALLSLDAVLNDAQEKQRNNPTVEKWLYDVTNTLYVVDDALDQISTEALLKKLTKNRVGNLRWEIESSMEQVNEMIDSYAKQSNELGLIGGSGTQYDKKQFRTASSVDEAEVVFGRESDKEAIIDLFMGASGEPLSLIVIVAKDGIGKTTLARLVYEEDRVSKHFDLKAWAWVPAEGTVGKACSSIFESFTLECSDLEKQRFLIVLDDVSSKSLDLYLEFPFRAAAKGSCIIVTTSDQAVESIMRTYTYFYRPPGTDTSIGKELLPPGQSPRFNTYDMNRLSDEECWSIFTKYAFGDENSSSYPELEDIGRQIVKVCGGLPLAVRTIGTFLRSKLQVEEWVAVLDRQKHFHFTNEMSGIGLALGLSYDNLPVHLKRCFAYCSIFPPGYEFEKEKLVLLWMAEGLLPQPEKNKRIEEVGDDCFKELLCRSFFQQSSGNKSHFVMHSLTDDLARAVSGRCCFRLEDGNSFGTPTISVRYLSISRSDSLELEIFEYIRKLKRLRTFLTLDHISWDLHGYELGSNIFSRMSFLRVLSVSHYELTKLPASISDLKHLRYIDLSDTEIKSLPESVCFLPNLQTLILSNCDSLAELPQNMGRLINLRHLHISGTNLKEMPKNMSRLESLQTLSNFVVGKESGSTVTELREFLNLHGALCISKLQNVASAKDAAEANLVEKPHLDELVLEWGDHTVDLENDGDVLDDTGTDDTVGLENDGDVLEQLVPHTNLKKLSISFYSGTRFPHWLGDSSFSNLFFLCLSSCKNCIDLPLLGQLPSLKVLIIKSMNAVKKVGPEFYGMDKPFQSLETLTFDRMLEWEEWIALEVEGGEFPCLRELCIRRCPKLKGNLPKQLPSVVKVEISESQELLTALMTEASLHKRLLDYHDKILFMTGYKATSFSKQMTVTTYEGAAESSIPMTEGAIESSLFIIATDSSLPMTQGATAEECSLPITQDTAATESSVPMTQGATAAESSLPMTQGTVTVEHSSAMTQAATESSLPMTQGAAESSLPTTQTPNIRNEADVPINTQSNQDSLQDLFSFKSLKVSEISQLRKLPMGLHSLKIEGCDALEFIPEQVMVSNPPIQHLYIISCCSLKSFSGGSPPTALKFLYIQNCKKLKFLPLAEKTHHYALLEHLCIGSSCDSLVFLPLDLFPKLKILSIWDCANLESFSMPGRIQKDLTSLEVLEIRDCPNLLSFPRGGLLTPNLKSIWFSNCKNLKELPDQLHTLSSLRSMFINNCPELLSLPEGGLPSNLSLLCITFCDKMMLGMEWGLHRLDYLSRLEIEGACKNVVSFPEAKLLPRNLNSLRISGLLNLKYLNYRGLQHLTALKILEISCCNKLQSLPEEGLPASLSFLCIKECSLLKLKLQDKTGKDWSKIAHISCIEIDEEVCHEEV
- the LOC126722642 gene encoding uncharacterized protein LOC126722642, translating into MWLHHPDFFRIVREAWPEGANLEVATTDFIRKAKKWNFEVFGNIFAKKKRVLARLNGTQKALANNPIEFLLRLEDQLIEEYSSILLQEEEFWALKSRINAVAFGDWNTSYFHMNTVVRRHRNKIRCLKDGVGEWIVEEEAVKEHILKGFMKLYATGFELSYRSFAVSEFSGSFLSEADRSWMGREVVDEDVRSGLWALKPFKAP